From a region of the Dictyostelium discoideum AX4 chromosome 2 chromosome, whole genome shotgun sequence genome:
- a CDS encoding Kelch repeat-containing protein — translation MIENEEFKNLNDHWRNTIEKLSIYKDISEQTLERCDESFIETKKKICQDFDTIINYLTDRKIELLQQLGEELEAHKQQIESNRDKSMMLIEQLNKKMNSPSKFDININSSGGGGSGGVVFSGGGGGGLSHSTSYSGNLSNYLSASSGFASSPLNYSTSSLMVTNNNNNNPMTSPLKKSTSFQTDYLQVLKESISYIEWDWKDEFQENNTTNRKIIKQPKPISSMASDLILNSSFKSFDDLNKKFQEFSNNNDDTDDYDNNNNNNNDNKDDFDNCENNNNGDSLKMKSNKKLKIFGKLKFKIIETLEYKRLNSNLEDTKCIYSIGGKCKDGFDQYSIEKFDFKQGLWRSLQSIPSIMDNDFTGNFDGKNHIYLFGGSLQPTRILKYNLLEDQWEIIETNNNNNNNNNGANGANGNIEIPDNGRFLHCSVFDGKQNIYLIGGFPRSTSILKFNIITEQFSKQQSKSTTSSRNLWSMGAIYKEDNNSIYLIGGCNITRQSVDTLERYDIDNDSFTTLSPLPVSCYGAGVFYDDQEHYIYVLGGYNSKENKCLSIIQRYDLLDNSWSVLTNNHDDDDDDDGDSGGGLQNLLLPKPMMINGNSIIFDSSKRIVHILGGYNNVTKESIDDIYTLDISNILDENLSNKINWEVNKIPQFKNSKFKGGTSILVQK, via the coding sequence atgatagaaaatgaagaatttaaaaatttaaatgatcatTGGAGAAATaccattgaaaaattatcaatcTACAAGGATATTAGCGAACAAACCTTGGAAAGATGTGATGAATCATTTATAgaaacaaagaaaaagatttgTCAAGATTTCGatacaattataaattatcttACAGATAGAAAGATTGAATTACTTCAACAATTAGGTGAAGAATTAGAAGCACATAAACaacaaattgaatcaaatagAGATAAATCAATGATGTTaattgaacaattaaataagaaaatgaattcaccttcaaaatttgatattaatattaattcaagtGGTGGCGGTGGTAGTGGAGGAGTAGTATTTAgcggtggtggtggtggtggattaTCACATAGTACAAGTTATAGtggtaatttatcaaattatttatcagCATCATCAGGTTTCGCTTCATCACCTTTAAATtattcaacatcatcattaatggtcactaataataataataacaatccAATGACATCACCATTAAAAAAGTCAACTTCATTTCAAACTGATTATTTAcaagttttaaaagaatcaatATCATATATTGAATGGGATTGGAAAGATGAATTTCAAGAGAATAATACAACcaatagaaaaataattaaacaaccaaaaccaatttcatcaatggcttcagatttaatattaaatagtagttttaaaagttttgatgatttaaataaaaaatttcaagaattttcaaataataatgatgatacaGATGactatgataataataataataataataatgataataaagatgattttgataattgtgagaataataataatggtgatagtttaaaaatgaaatcaaataaaaaattaaaaatatttggaaaattaaaatttaaaattattgaaactTTGGAATATAAAAGATTGAATTCAAATTTAGAAGATACAAAATGTATTTATTCAATTGGTGGAAAATGTAAGGATGGATTCGACCaatattcaattgaaaaatttgattttaaacaAGGTTTATGGAGATCATTACAATCGATACCATCAATAATGGATAATGATTTCACTGGTAATTTCGATGGAAAGAATCATATTTATCTATTTGGTGGCTCATTACAACCAACTcgtatattaaaatataatttattagaaGACCAATGGGAGATTATTGaaacaaacaataataataataataataataatggtgctAATGGTGCCAAtggtaatattgaaattccAGATAATGGTAGATTTTTACATTGTTTCAGTATTTGATGGTaaacaaaatatttatttaattggtggATTCCCAAAGATCgacatcaattttaaaatttaatattatcactGAACAATTTTCAAAACAGCAATCCAAATCTACAACATCTTCAAGAAATCTTTGGAGTATGGGTGCAATTTATAAAgaagataataattcaatctATTTAATTGGTGGTTGTAATATAACTAGACAATCAGTTGATACACTTGAACGTtatgatattgataatgatagttTTACTACCTTATCTCCATTACCAGTCAGTTGTTATGGTGCTGGTGTTTTCTATGATGATCAAGAACATTATATTTACGTTTTAGGTGGTTACAATTCAAAAGAGAATAAATGTTTATCAATAATTCAAAGATATGATCTTTTAGATAATAGTTGGTCAGTTTTAACCAATAatcatgatgatgatgatgatgatgatggtgatagtggtggtggtctACAAAATCTTTTATTACCAAAACCAATGATGATAAATGGTAATTCTATAATTTTTGATTCTTCGAAAAGGATAGTTCACATTTTAGGTGGATATAATAATGTCACAAAAGAATCAATAGATGATATCTACACATTagatatttcaaatattttggATGAAAAcctttcaaataaaatcaattgggaagttaataaaataccacaatttaaaaattctaaatttaaagGTGGTACTTCAATTTTAGttcaaaaataa
- a CDS encoding hypothetical protein (Similar to Dictyostelium discoideum (Slime mold). R2005 protein), whose amino-acid sequence MSNGYPQQPGQYGAYPPQQPGQYGAYPPQQQQPGHYGAPPPHHQQPGQYGAYPPQQGVGYPPQPSAFGPPPPSAFGVPPPLPQQQHAPLISPNKSIPLPPGARFTSSPISTFQIKILSARNLIAADVGGTSDPYVKIKTPATNGKDYKTRHISKSLNPIWNETFNIDLGNCVNDLVIIEVYDHDKVGSDDLIGFVALDPSTFPRGIEVVTTEQLSFVPHGEINIAITAINFGRELVPPTYKYDYERWRASIPSISKKGNEKLKNKQKKNDHKAKKNKPLGIYHNKYPPQGYSIINGYVKKNPSTAQQVGKDAKKFIKKLF is encoded by the exons atgaGTAACgg ataCCCACAACAACCAGGTCAATATGGTGCCTatccaccacaacaaccaggTCAATATGGTGCTTacccaccacaacaacaacaaccaggCCATTATGGCgcaccaccaccacaccaccaacaaccaGGTCAATACGGTGCTTACCCACCACAACAAGGTGTTGGATATCCACCACAACCAAGTGCATTTggaccaccaccaccaagtGCATTTGGagtaccaccaccattaccacaacaacaacatgcACCACTAATTAGTCCAAATAAAAGTATTCCTTTACCACCAGGTGCAAGATttacatcatcaccaatcTCAACAttccaaattaaaattttatcagcTCGTAATTTAATTGCAGCAGATGTTGGTGGAACTTCAGATCCTTATGTAAAGATTAAAACACCAGCTACCAATGGCAAAGATTATAAAACTAGACATATTAGTAAATCATTGAACCCAATTTGGAATGAAACTTTTAATATCGATCTAGGCAATTGCGTCAATGATTTAGTCATCATTGAAGTTTACGACCATGATAAAGTGGGTTCCGACGATTTGATTGGGTTCGTCGCTTTGGACCCCTCCACTTTCCCACGTGGTATTGAAGTTGTCACTACTGAACAATTAAGTTTTGTCCCACATGGTGAGATTAACATTGCAATTACTGCAATCAATTTCGGTAGAGAATTAGTACCACCAACTTATAAATATGACTATGAAAGATGGAGAGCTTCCATTCCATCAATCTCAAAGAAAggtaatgaaaaattaaaaaataaacaaaagaaaaatgatCATAAagcaaagaaaaataaaccaTTAGGTATCTATCATAATAAATACCCACCACAAGGTTATTCTATCATTAATGGTTATGTTAAAAAGAATCCAAGTACTGCTCAACAAGTTGGTAAAGATgctaaaaaatttattaaaaaattattttaa